The following are from one region of the Advenella mimigardefordensis DPN7 genome:
- the mnmE gene encoding tRNA uridine-5-carboxymethylaminomethyl(34) synthesis GTPase MnmE: MSAPANDPIAAIATAPGRGGIGVIRISGPDLTGLISQLFGRELAARHAYFLPFCDSKGEPIDEGIAIYFRAPNSYTGEDVLELQGHGGPAVLKRILDRCLQVGVPMRMRHAEPGEFTQRAFLNNRLDLAQAEAVADLIDASSEAAARSAMASLSGSFSTQVNNLADQIIHLRMLVEATLDFPEEEIEFLEKYQARETLGGIIGDMAELVRQARQGMILREGLHVVLAGQPNVGKSSLLNALAGDDIAIVTPIAGTTRDKVTQQIHIEGVPIHIVDTAGLRDTDDTVESIGIARSWAEIAKANVIIHLQDARTPNDELDAGITQRLPQRTPVLEVFNKIDLLDEAALKALIARPAAGGNTASSHEVSRILISAVHETGLDVLRSKLLQIAGWNPGAESPWLARERHLEALQKAAQHLLNAKDHAAQNDRVLDLFAEELRLAHESLWSITGQFSSDDLLGEIFSNFCIGK; encoded by the coding sequence ATGTCTGCTCCTGCCAACGATCCTATAGCTGCTATCGCCACCGCACCAGGACGCGGCGGTATCGGTGTCATCCGTATTTCAGGCCCCGATCTGACCGGGTTGATCTCGCAGTTATTCGGGCGCGAACTGGCCGCACGCCATGCCTATTTCCTGCCATTTTGCGACAGCAAGGGTGAGCCGATTGATGAAGGCATCGCCATCTATTTTCGGGCACCGAATTCATATACCGGTGAAGATGTGCTGGAATTGCAGGGGCATGGTGGCCCGGCGGTATTGAAAAGAATCCTGGATCGCTGCCTGCAGGTGGGTGTGCCAATGCGCATGCGTCACGCTGAGCCTGGTGAGTTTACCCAGCGTGCGTTTCTGAATAACCGCCTGGATCTGGCGCAGGCTGAAGCCGTGGCCGATTTGATCGATGCTTCATCAGAAGCTGCCGCCCGCAGCGCCATGGCCTCATTAAGCGGTTCCTTTTCTACCCAGGTGAACAATCTGGCAGATCAGATTATTCACTTGCGCATGCTGGTAGAGGCGACGCTGGATTTTCCGGAAGAAGAAATCGAGTTTCTGGAAAAATATCAGGCCCGCGAAACCCTTGGCGGGATTATCGGCGACATGGCCGAACTGGTGCGGCAGGCGCGTCAGGGCATGATTCTGCGCGAAGGCTTGCACGTTGTACTGGCGGGGCAGCCGAATGTGGGTAAATCCAGTCTGCTTAACGCCCTGGCTGGCGACGATATTGCGATTGTCACACCGATTGCCGGCACCACCCGCGACAAAGTGACGCAGCAGATCCATATTGAAGGCGTGCCGATCCATATTGTTGACACAGCAGGTCTGCGCGACACCGATGACACCGTGGAAAGTATTGGCATCGCGCGCAGCTGGGCGGAAATTGCCAAGGCAAATGTGATTATTCACTTGCAGGATGCGCGCACGCCAAACGACGAACTGGATGCCGGGATTACGCAGCGGCTACCCCAGCGCACACCTGTGCTGGAAGTCTTCAATAAAATCGATCTGCTTGATGAAGCGGCTCTGAAGGCGCTGATTGCACGACCCGCGGCAGGTGGCAATACAGCCAGCAGCCACGAGGTTTCGCGTATTCTCATTTCTGCTGTTCACGAAACCGGTCTGGATGTATTGCGCAGTAAATTATTGCAGATTGCAGGCTGGAACCCCGGTGCTGAGTCACCGTGGCTGGCCCGCGAGCGGCATCTGGAAGCCCTGCAAAAAGCGGCACAGCATTTGCTAAATGCCAAGGATCATGCGGCGCAAAACGATCGAGTGCTGGATCTGTTCGCCGAAGAATTGCGATTAGCGCACGAATCGCTGTGGAGCATTACCGGCCAGTTCTCCAGCGATGATTTGTTGGGTGAGATTTTTTCGAATTTTTGTATTGGGAAGTGA
- a CDS encoding FMN-dependent NADH-azoreductase, with the protein MKLLHLTFSPRGENSESTQLSQAIVDQLCNQYSISHITSRDWRLHATSAIDANYATALSSAARSSDEGLSYEGSLEESERLICELEEADMVVIGTPMHNFTVPATLKTWIDLVVRVNRSFTITPSGKVGTLSNKPVYIAIAAGGFFGSEQSRQPDFLTPYLKAILGTIGLHDLRFFSAQGMALDISKVKVQRQKALDRITSIGTEIIESEGT; encoded by the coding sequence ATGAAATTATTACATTTGACATTCAGTCCTCGCGGAGAAAATTCTGAAAGCACGCAGCTATCTCAGGCCATCGTTGACCAGCTTTGTAACCAGTACTCTATAAGCCATATCACCAGCCGCGACTGGCGTCTTCATGCAACCTCGGCGATTGATGCCAACTACGCCACAGCGCTGTCCAGTGCCGCCCGTAGCAGCGATGAAGGATTGTCGTATGAGGGATCGCTGGAAGAATCAGAACGTTTGATATGCGAACTTGAAGAAGCGGATATGGTTGTGATTGGGACCCCGATGCACAACTTCACCGTGCCCGCTACGCTCAAAACATGGATCGACCTTGTGGTACGCGTCAACCGCAGCTTCACTATCACCCCTTCAGGAAAAGTGGGTACGCTGAGCAACAAGCCGGTATATATTGCGATTGCAGCCGGCGGCTTCTTTGGTAGCGAACAGAGTCGCCAGCCGGATTTTCTGACACCCTATCTGAAAGCCATTCTGGGAACGATCGGGCTGCATGATTTGCGATTTTTTTCAGCGCAGGGGATGGCGCTGGATATAAGCAAAGTCAAGGTGCAGAGGCAGAAAGCGCTTGATCGGATAACGAGTATCGGGACCGAAATAATCGAGTCAGAAGGAACGTGA
- a CDS encoding GNAT family N-acetyltransferase: MTQPAQVASPADERNDRDPTGQPVPLLVTHLDSETQIRAAFTVMQQLRPQLKDADDMLARVQRMQQSAGYRMLAVLTNTNVIAIAGYRLQENLIYGPFLYVDDLVTLGTARGQRCGARLLQALQTIAMDAGCTRLVLDTGLANSLAQRFYFRQGLLSSGLHFSMTLPVST; the protein is encoded by the coding sequence ATGACACAGCCAGCCCAGGTTGCCAGTCCTGCCGATGAACGCAATGACAGGGATCCAACGGGGCAACCCGTACCGCTCTTAGTGACCCACCTTGACAGTGAAACTCAGATTCGTGCTGCCTTCACCGTCATGCAACAACTGCGTCCACAGCTGAAAGATGCAGATGATATGCTGGCCCGTGTGCAGCGAATGCAGCAAAGCGCCGGTTATCGCATGCTCGCCGTACTGACTAATACAAATGTGATAGCCATTGCCGGCTATCGCCTCCAGGAAAATCTCATTTACGGTCCGTTCCTGTACGTTGATGATCTGGTTACCCTGGGCACAGCCAGAGGCCAGCGCTGCGGCGCCAGGCTGCTGCAGGCATTACAGACGATCGCGATGGATGCTGGTTGCACGCGTCTTGTTCTGGATACCGGCCTGGCTAACTCGCTTGCCCAGCGTTTTTATTTTCGCCAGGGCTTATTGAGCTCTGGATTGCATTTCAGTATGACGCTACCGGTCTCCACTTGA
- the pdxR gene encoding MocR-like pyridoxine biosynthesis transcription factor PdxR, translating into MNSTQRYGLSSLDPHASMPLYQQIYLRLRHAITDGLISPGERIPAARALAKELGLARGTIESAYDLLASEGYVQARGQAGTVVMPGLEHLGGTRLPAEPVAATFDTLPAHPPVPPFQLGLPALDAFPRKIWARLAARCARSTQIEDMVYPPFAGATRLREAIAGYLRVSRGIDCIPQQIFMTSGYRGTIDLVSRTLLMTGDRVWVEDPGYAPTRDVLRSAGLELVPVPVDGEGICVEQGKQRAANARLAVVTPAHQSPLCVSLSLARRAALLDWAAQSEAWIIEDDYDGEYRYLGRPLPALKSLDGEGRVIYSGTFSKVMFPGLRLAYCVVPRGLVTRFDDATQVLGSSAPALVQAIVTAFMKEGHFSRHIQRMRRLYAERRETVAAGLMDVLGNRLRVELEPGGMHLILRPHDGMQMDDVAIAQRICGQGMFAHGLSSWYLQPPVTYGLLMSFTNVTSRDAARKLGERILPLLQVGLQTRR; encoded by the coding sequence ATGAATTCGACACAGCGCTATGGTTTATCGTCACTGGATCCACATGCCAGTATGCCTTTGTACCAGCAGATTTATCTGCGTCTGCGCCATGCCATTACAGACGGTTTGATATCGCCTGGAGAGCGCATACCGGCTGCGCGTGCGCTGGCTAAGGAGCTGGGCCTGGCTCGTGGCACGATTGAGTCTGCCTATGATTTGCTGGCCTCTGAAGGTTATGTGCAGGCTCGGGGCCAGGCCGGAACGGTCGTTATGCCCGGCCTGGAGCATCTGGGTGGTACGCGCCTGCCAGCCGAACCGGTGGCGGCCACATTTGATACGCTGCCAGCGCATCCGCCCGTCCCGCCATTTCAACTGGGTTTGCCAGCGCTGGACGCCTTTCCGCGTAAAATCTGGGCCCGCCTGGCCGCCCGCTGTGCTCGTAGCACCCAGATAGAGGATATGGTTTATCCGCCCTTTGCCGGCGCCACGAGGCTACGTGAGGCCATTGCCGGCTATCTGCGCGTGTCGCGCGGCATCGACTGCATCCCGCAGCAGATTTTTATGACATCCGGCTATCGGGGAACCATTGACCTGGTGTCGCGCACGTTGCTGATGACCGGCGACCGGGTATGGGTGGAAGATCCCGGGTATGCGCCAACCAGGGATGTGCTCAGAAGCGCGGGACTGGAGCTGGTTCCGGTGCCTGTCGACGGTGAGGGCATTTGTGTTGAGCAGGGCAAACAGCGTGCAGCAAATGCCCGTCTGGCAGTGGTCACGCCTGCACATCAGAGCCCCCTGTGTGTATCGCTGTCGCTGGCGCGACGTGCGGCTTTGCTGGACTGGGCTGCCCAAAGCGAAGCGTGGATTATTGAAGATGATTACGACGGTGAGTACCGTTATCTGGGGCGCCCGTTGCCTGCACTTAAAAGCCTGGACGGCGAGGGCAGGGTGATTTACTCGGGGACGTTCAGCAAAGTCATGTTTCCCGGCCTTCGTCTGGCTTATTGTGTTGTACCGCGGGGACTGGTAACGCGGTTTGACGATGCGACACAGGTGCTGGGCAGCAGTGCGCCGGCATTGGTGCAGGCGATCGTTACCGCTTTCATGAAGGAAGGCCATTTCAGTCGCCATATTCAGCGGATGCGTCGCTTGTACGCTGAGCGTCGTGAGACTGTGGCAGCGGGATTAATGGACGTGCTGGGTAATCGGTTGCGCGTAGAGCTCGAACCCGGCGGTATGCACCTGATATTGCGTCCTCATGATGGGATGCAGATGGATGACGTAGCGATTGCACAGAGAATATGTGGACAGGGCATGTTTGCGCACGGTCTTTCCAGCTGGTATTTGCAGCCGCCTGTTACGTATGGCCTGTTGATGAGCTTTACCAACGTCACCTCGCGCGATGCTGCACGCAAGCTGGGTGAACGTATTCTGCCGCTGCTGCAGGTCGGTTTGCAGACGAGACGGTAG
- a CDS encoding carboxymuconolactone decarboxylase family protein — MQARYDFPKTAPAVYKAMCALEGAVMQHPDLDKKLIHLIKIRASQINGCTFCVNMHLQEARADGLNEQQLDLLCVWREAQVFSARERAVIAWAEAITLVSQTGAPDEDYNAMREFFTEAQIAGYTLALVAINGWNRLVLTARTVHPVTAPQATPETASVATA; from the coding sequence ATGCAAGCCCGCTACGATTTTCCCAAAACCGCCCCTGCTGTCTATAAAGCCATGTGCGCGCTGGAAGGCGCCGTTATGCAGCATCCTGATCTGGATAAAAAACTGATTCATTTGATCAAAATTCGCGCTTCCCAGATCAATGGCTGCACATTCTGCGTGAATATGCATTTGCAGGAGGCGCGTGCAGATGGCTTGAACGAGCAACAACTGGACCTGCTTTGCGTCTGGCGTGAGGCACAGGTGTTCAGCGCCAGGGAACGCGCCGTGATTGCCTGGGCCGAAGCCATTACGCTGGTATCTCAAACCGGTGCGCCGGACGAGGATTACAACGCCATGCGCGAGTTCTTTACAGAAGCGCAGATTGCCGGCTATACACTGGCGCTGGTCGCGATCAATGGCTGGAACCGTTTGGTGCTCACCGCCAGAACAGTACACCCGGTTACGGCGCCGCAAGCGACCCCTGAAACTGCCTCGGTGGCAACAGCCTGA
- a CDS encoding ABC transporter permease, translating into MLAFFNYLLRLANLCQKEFIAVLKDPANRVILIVPPLLQSMLFGYAANFDLTNVPYAVLDESRGGASTELIARFDGTGVFHRVATLDSASQISDVIDTGSALLVVHFSPDFERLLSAGQSTPLQVILDGRNSTTAGSAAGQLQSIVSAYNQRDGHNGKPAVTVTSRAWYNPNLETRWNIVPALIASLSMIQTIMLAALSVAREREQGTFDQLLVTPYTPLQIMIGKALPSIAIGLLQAMLVLGISLYWFDIPMTGSFWALLLAMLMFMIAIVGIGLSISALSANMQQAMLYTFVLIMPLILLSGLATPVSNMPEFMQIATYANPLRFAIDLVRRIYLEGAPLTLLWHDFIPFIGITLVTMPLAAWLFRNKL; encoded by the coding sequence ATGCTGGCCTTTTTCAACTATCTGCTGCGCCTGGCCAATCTGTGTCAGAAAGAGTTTATTGCCGTGCTCAAGGATCCGGCCAACCGGGTTATTCTGATCGTGCCTCCCCTCCTGCAAAGCATGTTGTTCGGCTACGCTGCCAATTTCGATCTGACCAACGTGCCCTATGCCGTACTGGATGAAAGTCGCGGCGGCGCATCCACCGAACTTATCGCGCGCTTTGACGGTACCGGCGTTTTTCATCGGGTGGCCACACTGGATTCGGCCAGCCAGATTTCAGACGTGATAGACACCGGTTCGGCCCTGCTGGTGGTGCATTTCAGTCCCGATTTCGAACGGCTGCTGTCGGCCGGCCAGAGCACGCCCCTGCAGGTTATTCTGGACGGCCGCAATTCAACCACAGCAGGATCCGCGGCAGGCCAGCTACAGTCTATCGTTTCAGCCTATAACCAGCGCGATGGTCATAACGGCAAACCGGCAGTGACTGTCACCTCACGCGCCTGGTACAACCCTAATCTGGAAACGCGCTGGAATATTGTGCCGGCGCTGATCGCCTCACTCAGCATGATACAAACCATTATGCTGGCGGCGCTTTCGGTAGCCAGGGAACGTGAGCAGGGCACTTTCGACCAGCTGCTGGTCACCCCCTATACGCCGCTGCAAATCATGATTGGCAAGGCGCTACCGTCCATTGCTATCGGTTTGTTGCAGGCGATGCTGGTGCTGGGCATATCACTATACTGGTTTGATATTCCAATGACCGGCAGCTTCTGGGCGCTCCTGCTGGCCATGCTGATGTTTATGATCGCCATCGTGGGAATCGGCTTGTCGATCTCGGCGCTCTCAGCAAACATGCAACAGGCCATGCTCTACACCTTTGTGCTGATCATGCCGCTGATTCTGCTATCAGGGCTGGCAACACCGGTGAGCAACATGCCCGAGTTCATGCAGATAGCGACTTACGCCAACCCGCTGCGCTTTGCTATTGATCTGGTGCGCCGAATCTATCTGGAAGGCGCGCCACTCACTCTGTTGTGGCATGACTTTATTCCCTTTATAGGAATCACACTTGTGACCATGCCACTGGCGGCGTGGTTGTTTCGCAATAAGCTATAG
- a CDS encoding ABC transporter permease: MNKEPQSQSRTANANANANATATATAATSTVPPQRSGGFWLRLISLTRKEFRQLWRDASNLMIGIGLPIALILIFGYALTFDVRNARVAVVLEDSSPVAQNLVSSLELSDYFVPVKVTSMHEATEMMKNHESDAILRIPSDFARRLSVGDAEVQALLLGSDPTRASAVRSYLEGAIAIWGQKQASRSHSSASQGSVVIVDRMWFNAANNSTWYLVPGLISLIMTLVGTFLTALVMAREWERGTIEALFVTPVRPVEILIAKIIPYFFIGLLGLVMCVATARLLFDVPIYGSMGVLVLASMLYMFVSLGIGLLISAMTKNQFLASQVALLASFLPAMMLSGFIFDLRNVPTAVYVIGQLVPATYFLELVKSLFLAGNYWPLIMKNCGVLAVYAVVLLGLARFVTRKKLD, from the coding sequence ATGAACAAAGAACCACAATCGCAATCGCGCACGGCCAACGCCAACGCCAACGCCAACGCCACTGCCACCGCCACCGCAGCTACATCGACGGTACCTCCACAACGTAGTGGTGGCTTCTGGCTGCGTCTTATATCGCTTACGCGCAAGGAATTTCGTCAACTGTGGCGCGACGCCAGCAATCTGATGATTGGCATCGGCCTGCCCATCGCGCTGATCCTGATTTTCGGCTATGCGCTTACCTTTGACGTACGCAATGCACGTGTCGCCGTGGTGCTGGAGGACTCCTCGCCCGTCGCGCAAAACCTGGTATCCAGTCTGGAGCTGTCCGATTATTTTGTGCCGGTTAAGGTGACCTCTATGCACGAGGCCACCGAAATGATGAAAAATCACGAATCCGATGCCATCCTCAGAATTCCATCCGATTTTGCGCGCCGTCTGTCTGTCGGCGATGCTGAGGTACAAGCGCTGCTGCTCGGTTCGGATCCAACCCGCGCCAGCGCCGTCAGAAGCTATCTGGAAGGGGCAATCGCCATATGGGGGCAGAAGCAGGCTTCGCGCAGCCACAGTTCTGCCTCACAGGGCTCGGTGGTGATCGTGGATCGCATGTGGTTCAACGCTGCCAATAACAGCACCTGGTATCTGGTGCCGGGACTTATTTCACTTATCATGACGCTGGTTGGCACTTTTCTGACTGCACTGGTCATGGCGCGCGAGTGGGAACGCGGCACCATCGAAGCCCTGTTTGTCACGCCGGTGCGTCCCGTCGAAATTCTGATTGCAAAAATCATCCCCTATTTCTTTATCGGTCTGCTCGGCCTTGTGATGTGTGTGGCCACCGCCCGCCTGCTGTTCGATGTGCCCATTTACGGTTCGATGGGCGTGCTGGTGCTGGCTTCCATGCTGTATATGTTTGTCTCCCTGGGCATTGGGCTGCTGATCTCCGCCATGACCAAAAACCAGTTTCTTGCCAGCCAGGTGGCACTACTGGCCAGCTTTCTGCCGGCCATGATGCTGTCCGGTTTCATCTTCGATCTGCGCAATGTTCCCACCGCGGTATATGTGATTGGCCAGTTGGTGCCGGCTACCTATTTTCTTGAACTGGTCAAATCGCTTTTTCTGGCAGGCAATTACTGGCCCCTGATTATGAAAAACTGTGGTGTTCTGGCTGTTTATGCCGTCGTTCTGCTGGGGCTGGCACGCTTTGTCACCCGCAAAAAACTGGATTGA
- a CDS encoding ATP-binding cassette domain-containing protein has protein sequence MTSRSPAVDSSAVAATGHCSAGITDSLAEYADVTVSASGISKRFKVKETGSTVLALDAVDIQVATGQLTAIVGPDGAGKTTFLRLVSGLMRPDTGILQVLGIDVIRNPQAVQDRISYMPQKFGLYEDLSVQENLDLYADLHGVSEDVRRERFARLLEMTDLKRFTARLAGKLSGGMKQKLGLACTLVRSPALLLLDEPTVGVDPLSRRELWEIVQQLRDQEQLSVLLTTAYLDEAERCANVYVLHEGKLLASGPPEKTSEHAGGLCYVVTPGSNEHPRDLQAQLLDNTASVIDAVPEAGDVRIILRQESDPSQLQLNGRQIESVPERLEDGFMVLLRSGSRAADSAIVGQGDENTGNTVGNLTNKEDANPLQQAERVNTAEAADQSHDQSYLSNAPLTSNGNGNNGIVIDVQDLVRKFGEFTAVDSTTFNVKRGEIFGLLGPNGAGKTTTFRMLCGLLPATSGHAEVAGMDMRKARAEARQRIGYVSQKFALYGNLSVMENLRFFGRAYGLMGRSLTQRIGVVTQQFELQRYQKMPAGQLPGGVKQRLAMAVGLLHEPDVLFLDEPTSGTDPLARRGFWQRITRLAGGGTTIVITTHFMEEAEYCDRIVIQDAGKLVAYGTPDEVRKQAGGTDKMTMETAFIRIVEQGRSERANGEKVAA, from the coding sequence ATGACCAGCCGCAGCCCTGCAGTCGACAGCAGCGCTGTCGCCGCAACGGGTCATTGCTCCGCCGGGATAACCGATAGTCTGGCGGAATACGCCGATGTGACGGTCAGCGCCAGCGGGATCAGCAAACGCTTCAAGGTGAAAGAAACCGGTTCTACGGTACTGGCGCTGGATGCAGTAGACATACAGGTTGCCACCGGCCAGCTCACGGCGATCGTCGGCCCCGATGGCGCCGGCAAGACCACCTTTCTCAGGCTGGTCTCCGGACTGATGCGTCCCGACACAGGCATATTGCAGGTACTGGGGATAGACGTCATTCGCAACCCGCAGGCGGTGCAGGACCGCATTAGCTATATGCCGCAAAAGTTCGGCTTGTATGAAGACCTGAGCGTGCAGGAAAATCTGGATCTGTATGCAGATTTGCACGGGGTGAGCGAAGATGTACGCCGCGAGCGCTTCGCCCGGCTGCTGGAGATGACCGATCTGAAGCGATTTACCGCCCGCCTGGCAGGCAAATTGTCCGGCGGCATGAAACAGAAGCTGGGCCTGGCCTGCACACTGGTTCGTTCACCTGCGCTATTGCTGCTGGATGAACCCACCGTTGGTGTAGACCCGCTATCACGACGCGAATTATGGGAAATCGTGCAGCAGTTGCGAGACCAGGAGCAATTATCGGTACTGCTCACCACAGCGTATCTGGACGAAGCCGAACGCTGCGCCAATGTCTATGTGCTGCATGAAGGTAAATTGCTTGCCAGCGGCCCGCCGGAGAAAACCAGTGAACATGCCGGTGGCCTGTGCTATGTGGTCACCCCCGGCAGCAATGAGCATCCTCGCGACTTGCAGGCGCAACTGCTGGATAACACGGCATCGGTCATCGATGCGGTGCCCGAAGCCGGCGACGTGCGCATCATTCTGCGTCAGGAATCAGACCCATCACAATTGCAATTGAACGGGCGACAGATTGAATCTGTCCCGGAACGCCTTGAAGATGGATTCATGGTATTGCTGCGTAGCGGTAGTAGGGCTGCCGACTCTGCAATCGTCGGTCAGGGTGATGAAAATACAGGTAACACTGTCGGAAATCTGACGAACAAGGAAGACGCAAACCCCTTGCAGCAGGCGGAGCGGGTCAATACTGCTGAAGCCGCAGATCAATCACACGATCAATCATATTTATCGAATGCCCCGCTTACGTCCAATGGTAACGGCAATAACGGTATCGTGATTGATGTGCAGGATCTGGTCAGAAAGTTCGGCGAATTTACCGCCGTGGACAGCACCACCTTTAACGTTAAACGTGGTGAGATCTTTGGCTTGCTTGGCCCCAACGGCGCGGGCAAAACCACTACTTTTCGCATGCTTTGCGGGCTGCTGCCTGCGACCAGCGGTCATGCTGAAGTGGCCGGCATGGATATGCGCAAGGCACGCGCCGAAGCCCGGCAGCGTATTGGCTACGTGTCACAAAAATTCGCCCTGTATGGCAATCTATCGGTGATGGAAAACCTGCGCTTTTTTGGTCGTGCGTATGGGCTGATGGGCAGGTCGTTAACGCAACGCATTGGCGTTGTCACCCAGCAGTTCGAACTGCAGCGCTACCAGAAGATGCCCGCCGGTCAGTTGCCGGGAGGCGTTAAACAACGCCTGGCGATGGCGGTGGGACTGCTGCACGAGCCCGATGTGCTGTTTCTGGATGAGCCCACCAGTGGTACTGACCCTCTGGCGCGTCGCGGGTTCTGGCAGCGCATCACCAGACTTGCCGGTGGCGGCACCACTATTGTGATTACAACGCATTTTATGGAAGAAGCCGAATATTGCGATCGTATTGTAATTCAGGATGCCGGAAAACTCGTCGCCTACGGCACTCCGGATGAAGTCCGCAAGCAGGCCGGCGGCACCGACAAAATGACCATGGAAACCGCCTTCATCCGGATTGTCGAGCAGGGACGCAGCGAACGCGCCAATGGGGAAAAGGTGGCGGCATGA
- a CDS encoding efflux RND transporter periplasmic adaptor subunit, protein MNKKIAVVAALVLIAIGVGTWWFYGRPAPAADHLTLYGNIDIRQVSLAFENSDRVREMRVEEGDHVQAGQVLATLDTRSLALQADQAKAQVGAQEQALLRLRNGSRPEEVEQLQAQVRAAEAEARQAQLRYKRLKDIATRSGGQAISKQEVDDTQASAEVAQAQLENQRKALKLAQIGPRAEDIAQAQAQLEAAKASLALLEHQLTLSVLKSPTNAVVRARLLEPGDMASPAKPAYTLALTSPKWVRAYVNEVQLGHVRPDMAAEIVTDSHPDQPIAGRVGYISPVAEFTPKNVQTEELRTSLVYEVRILVDDPQDRLRLGMPATVTIALDKAVSDGNNSPESGAGK, encoded by the coding sequence ATGAATAAAAAAATTGCAGTTGTTGCGGCGCTTGTCCTCATCGCCATCGGGGTAGGCACCTGGTGGTTTTATGGGCGCCCTGCCCCGGCAGCGGATCATCTGACCCTCTATGGCAATATCGATATCCGGCAGGTCTCACTGGCTTTTGAAAACAGCGACCGGGTACGCGAAATGCGGGTTGAAGAAGGTGATCATGTGCAGGCCGGCCAGGTGTTAGCCACACTGGATACACGCAGTCTTGCACTACAGGCCGATCAGGCAAAGGCGCAGGTAGGCGCGCAGGAGCAGGCATTATTGCGATTGAGAAACGGCAGTCGCCCCGAAGAAGTGGAGCAATTGCAGGCTCAGGTAAGGGCTGCAGAAGCCGAAGCCAGACAGGCGCAGCTTCGCTACAAGCGATTAAAAGATATCGCAACGCGCTCCGGCGGCCAGGCTATCAGTAAACAGGAAGTAGATGATACACAAGCCTCGGCGGAAGTGGCACAGGCGCAACTTGAGAATCAGCGCAAGGCCCTGAAACTGGCCCAGATCGGTCCGCGCGCCGAGGATATCGCCCAGGCACAGGCGCAGCTGGAAGCAGCAAAAGCCAGCCTGGCGCTGCTGGAACATCAATTGACCCTGTCCGTGCTGAAATCCCCCACCAACGCAGTGGTGCGTGCGCGCCTGCTGGAACCCGGCGATATGGCTTCCCCCGCCAAACCGGCCTATACCCTGGCGTTAACGTCACCCAAATGGGTGCGGGCCTATGTGAACGAAGTTCAGCTCGGGCATGTACGGCCCGATATGGCAGCTGAAATAGTGACAGACAGTCATCCGGATCAGCCAATCGCCGGGCGCGTAGGCTATATTTCACCGGTAGCAGAATTTACACCAAAGAATGTACAGACCGAGGAGCTGCGTACCAGCCTGGTCTATGAAGTGCGCATTCTGGTTGACGATCCGCAGGACCGGTTGCGCCTTGGCATGCCGGCAACCGTCACGATTGCCCTGGACAAGGCGGTTTCCGACGGCAACAACAGTCCTGAGTCCGGAGCCGGCAAATGA